One window of Akkermansia biwaensis genomic DNA carries:
- a CDS encoding SGNH/GDSL hydrolase family protein: MTIIKKIALCLLIGVVCVVCAYLTLFARRAEIVFLEEEYPEMGAKRLEKHARDKHILDESPDGAIIVCGDSLMNFWLKDSPESWKRFMEPLGCINVATAGDTIGNLRWRIHDGLFDLARPSVIVLCIGTNNISINTPDWLVMRGLRSLVHELKEKYDESIRLVLIPPLNAKEETSMWRFREKMLSEPWGRNIYVCPLFKELQEPGQTRAADRYMADNVHLSPAGYERIAAPLSRFVESVKKSGEP; the protein is encoded by the coding sequence ATGACGATCATAAAAAAAATTGCCCTTTGTCTGTTGATAGGAGTGGTTTGCGTAGTGTGCGCATATCTTACCCTTTTTGCAAGGCGTGCAGAAATCGTATTTTTGGAAGAGGAGTATCCGGAAATGGGAGCGAAACGACTTGAGAAGCATGCAAGAGACAAACACATACTGGATGAATCGCCTGATGGAGCGATTATTGTGTGTGGTGACTCCCTGATGAATTTCTGGCTAAAAGATTCACCAGAGTCCTGGAAGCGTTTTATGGAACCTCTGGGATGCATCAATGTTGCGACGGCAGGGGATACCATTGGAAATTTGCGATGGCGTATTCATGATGGATTGTTTGATCTTGCCAGGCCTTCCGTAATTGTTCTTTGCATCGGCACCAACAATATTTCCATCAATACTCCGGATTGGCTGGTAATGAGAGGACTCAGAAGCCTTGTGCATGAATTGAAAGAGAAGTACGACGAGTCTATCCGTCTTGTTCTGATACCCCCTCTCAATGCCAAGGAAGAAACCTCGATGTGGAGGTTCCGGGAAAAAATGTTAAGCGAACCATGGGGGAGGAATATTTATGTTTGTCCCTTGTTCAAGGAATTGCAGGAGCCTGGGCAAACAAGAGCTGCAGATAGGTACATGGCCGACAATGTCCACTTGTCTCCTGCCGGTTATGAGCGTATTGCCGCTCCTTTATCACGGTTTGTCGAAAGTGTGAAAAAATCAGGAGAACCCTAA
- a CDS encoding peptidylprolyl isomerase, producing the protein MSPTGKFTFKLVIYGAFLLYLVGDLFIWHGFLAGRMDAYLKPMPGPPGDNSERIAEVYGEPLTANQLNRRIAELGILRQPAVLDMGDGMTLTHELDVQKELAPRARYDLISSSLLRLKTRVNDLQLPNRNAEAAQAEKQIQSRFDGDREKYLEMLHGQKLTEEQLRQKIAARLKQTEQLYRATIKVADPTDEELKIYYNLVKDRLKTPDLRQARHIFLSTLHKDDNQVKQAAEALLARLRAGESFERLAKSTSEDERTASAGGSLGWINPARTAETLDLDIASLPDNTPVLVKSKWGWHVMEASPLKKGRVPSYEEALPSLRNAAQSLRKAQATGLYMDGLFEEAHLKNRIKNKQRH; encoded by the coding sequence ATGTCCCCCACCGGAAAATTCACGTTCAAGCTCGTGATCTATGGAGCGTTCCTGCTCTATCTGGTGGGGGACTTGTTCATTTGGCACGGCTTCCTGGCGGGCAGGATGGATGCCTACCTGAAACCCATGCCGGGACCGCCCGGAGACAATTCCGAACGCATCGCGGAAGTTTACGGAGAACCGCTTACCGCCAACCAGCTAAACAGGAGAATTGCGGAGCTGGGCATTCTGCGCCAGCCCGCCGTGCTGGACATGGGAGACGGCATGACGCTCACCCATGAACTGGATGTGCAGAAGGAGCTGGCCCCCCGTGCCAGATATGACCTCATCAGCTCCTCCCTCCTGCGCCTGAAAACCCGGGTCAACGATTTGCAGCTCCCCAACCGCAATGCGGAAGCCGCCCAGGCGGAAAAGCAAATCCAGTCCCGTTTTGACGGCGACAGGGAGAAATATCTGGAAATGCTCCACGGCCAGAAACTCACCGAAGAGCAGCTCCGGCAGAAAATTGCCGCCCGCCTCAAGCAGACGGAACAGCTTTACCGCGCAACCATCAAGGTTGCGGACCCTACCGACGAAGAACTGAAAATCTACTACAATCTGGTCAAGGACAGGCTTAAAACGCCGGATTTGCGGCAGGCCAGGCACATTTTCCTCTCCACCCTGCACAAGGACGACAATCAGGTCAAGCAGGCGGCGGAAGCCCTGTTGGCGCGCCTGCGGGCCGGAGAATCCTTCGAACGGCTTGCCAAAAGTACCAGCGAAGATGAACGGACGGCTTCCGCCGGAGGCTCTCTGGGCTGGATCAACCCGGCCCGTACTGCGGAAACCTTGGATCTGGACATTGCCTCCCTGCCTGACAACACGCCTGTGCTCGTCAAAAGCAAATGGGGATGGCACGTCATGGAAGCCTCCCCCTTGAAGAAAGGACGCGTTCCATCCTATGAGGAGGCGCTGCCTTCTTTGAGAAATGCAGCCCAAAGTCTCAGAAAGGCGCAAGCCACAGGATTGTACATGGACGGCCTTTTTGAAGAAGCCCACCTTAAAAACCGCATTAAAAACAAGCAGAGGCATTAA
- a CDS encoding type IV pilus twitching motility protein PilT has translation MAVIDQYFKYLVESGGSDLHLSEGQPPKIRVNGTISAISDENLEGQAFKTLLSEICDPQAFQKYLEEGDLDFAYEMDETSRFRCNYFKQQHGLGAVFRLIPTKIATLEELGVPTVVKEFAHMRSGLVLVTGPTGSGKSTTLAAIIDYINSNQARHIITVEEPIEFVHPNKKSIVTQREVPLQTPSFADGLRASLREDSDIVLVGEMRDLETISLALTAAETGLLVFGTLHTNNASKTIDRIIDVFPSDQQSQVRTMLAGSLRGVVAQLLMKRCDKPGRVAVNEILFATPAVGAIIREGATQKIPDVIVGGKSMGMQFMDDAIWQKLQQGIVSPEEAYMKSIEKKRFRNFLPPESARLADSGGGN, from the coding sequence ATGGCTGTTATCGACCAATACTTCAAATATCTCGTAGAATCCGGAGGCTCCGACCTTCACCTCAGCGAAGGCCAGCCCCCAAAAATCCGTGTCAACGGTACCATTTCCGCCATTTCTGACGAAAATCTAGAGGGTCAGGCATTCAAGACCCTGCTCTCGGAAATCTGCGACCCGCAGGCATTCCAGAAATACCTGGAAGAAGGCGATCTGGACTTTGCCTATGAAATGGACGAAACTTCCCGCTTCCGCTGCAACTACTTCAAGCAGCAGCATGGACTGGGCGCCGTCTTCCGTCTCATTCCCACAAAAATCGCTACGCTGGAAGAGCTGGGCGTTCCGACGGTGGTCAAGGAATTCGCCCACATGAGGTCCGGCCTGGTGCTGGTTACCGGCCCCACCGGTTCCGGTAAATCCACCACGCTGGCCGCCATCATCGACTACATCAACAGCAACCAGGCACGGCATATCATCACGGTGGAGGAACCTATCGAATTCGTCCACCCCAATAAAAAATCCATCGTCACCCAGAGGGAAGTTCCCCTGCAGACGCCTTCCTTCGCGGACGGCTTGCGGGCTTCCCTCCGCGAAGACTCCGACATCGTGCTCGTGGGTGAAATGCGCGACCTGGAAACCATCTCCCTGGCTCTCACCGCCGCGGAAACCGGCCTTCTGGTCTTCGGAACCCTGCACACCAACAATGCCAGTAAAACCATTGACCGTATTATTGATGTCTTCCCCTCCGACCAGCAGTCACAGGTGCGCACCATGCTCGCGGGTTCCCTCCGCGGCGTCGTGGCCCAGCTCCTGATGAAGCGCTGTGACAAGCCGGGACGCGTGGCCGTCAATGAAATCCTCTTTGCCACTCCCGCCGTGGGCGCCATCATCCGCGAAGGCGCTACGCAAAAGATTCCGGATGTCATCGTGGGCGGCAAATCCATGGGGATGCAATTCATGGACGACGCCATCTGGCAAAAGCTCCAGCAGGGCATCGTTTCCCCGGAAGAAGCTTACATGAAGAGCATTGAAAAGAAGAGGTTCCGCAACTTCCTGCCCCCCGAGTCGGCCCGTCTGGCGGATTCCGGTGGTGGAAACTAA
- a CDS encoding type IV pilus twitching motility protein PilT, with protein sequence MSEYILPHVDGYLKLGQDFDCSDIHLAVNSRPTWRRFGQLLPIWEEAPNLTPKDTEILARGFLEEPEWNRLQQRGDVDFAYANDFGRYRASVVKQRLGYDICFRIINTKVRTMEEIGLPTDYVVPLTRYTNGLILVTGSVGSGKSTTLASIVDFINQDRHDHIITLEDPIEYIIPSKNCHVNQREVHKHTESFARALRGALREDPDVIMVGEMRDLETISLALTAAETGHLVLGTLHTGSAARTVDRVLDVFPVEQRDQIRIMVSESLRGIISQQLVPRADGNGRALAIEMLVNTPAIANCIREGKTFMIPGCIQTGKAQGMILMDDSLRALYQAGLITADDCLFRSEDKTIMKAFLGIK encoded by the coding sequence ATGAGCGAATACATTTTGCCCCACGTCGACGGATATCTTAAGCTTGGACAGGACTTTGACTGTTCCGATATCCACCTTGCCGTCAACAGCCGCCCCACATGGCGCCGGTTCGGCCAGCTTCTGCCCATCTGGGAAGAAGCCCCCAACCTCACTCCCAAGGACACGGAAATCCTGGCCCGGGGATTCCTGGAGGAGCCTGAATGGAACCGCCTTCAGCAGCGCGGCGACGTGGACTTTGCCTATGCCAACGACTTCGGCCGCTACCGCGCCTCCGTCGTCAAGCAGCGCCTGGGTTACGACATCTGCTTCCGTATCATCAACACGAAAGTCCGCACCATGGAGGAAATCGGGCTGCCGACGGACTATGTGGTGCCTCTGACCCGCTACACCAACGGCCTCATTCTGGTGACGGGCTCCGTGGGTTCCGGTAAATCAACAACGCTGGCCTCCATCGTGGACTTCATCAACCAGGACCGCCACGACCACATCATCACGCTTGAAGACCCCATCGAATACATCATTCCCTCCAAAAATTGCCACGTCAACCAGCGTGAAGTGCACAAACACACGGAATCCTTCGCACGGGCTCTGCGCGGCGCGCTCCGTGAAGACCCGGACGTCATCATGGTGGGTGAAATGCGCGACCTGGAAACCATTTCCCTGGCCCTCACCGCCGCAGAAACGGGCCACCTGGTGCTCGGCACGCTGCACACGGGGTCCGCAGCCCGCACGGTGGACCGTGTGCTGGACGTCTTCCCGGTGGAACAGCGCGACCAGATCCGCATCATGGTCAGTGAATCCCTGCGCGGCATCATTTCCCAGCAGCTCGTTCCCAGGGCGGACGGCAACGGCCGCGCCCTCGCCATTGAAATGCTCGTCAACACGCCCGCCATTGCCAACTGCATCCGCGAAGGCAAGACCTTCATGATTCCCGGCTGCATCCAGACAGGAAAGGCCCAGGGCATGATTCTGATGGACGACTCACTCAGGGCCCTTTACCAGGCGGGGCTCATCACCGCAGACGACTGTCTCTTCCGCTCGGAAGACAAAACCATCATGAAAGCCTTCCTAGGCATCAAGTAA
- a CDS encoding phage holin family protein, whose amino-acid sequence MGLIDKFKRTFVTPVMEEKEEGMAMARSLREAGAAALSHLEALYGLLKLELEEASKRLGQKMALLLLAAFMAFFGYLFVWCLLTMIMAYYWNIIAGLAVTAGFHILVAAIALAMFSRIRVTPIAPATAEELKTDLSCLQMALKKSSNS is encoded by the coding sequence ATGGGTCTGATCGACAAATTCAAACGCACCTTCGTCACCCCGGTCATGGAGGAAAAAGAGGAAGGGATGGCTATGGCGCGTTCTCTCCGGGAAGCCGGTGCGGCCGCACTCTCCCATTTGGAAGCCTTGTACGGCCTGCTCAAGCTGGAGCTGGAAGAAGCGTCCAAACGGCTGGGCCAAAAAATGGCCCTGCTCCTGCTGGCCGCCTTCATGGCCTTCTTCGGCTACCTCTTCGTATGGTGCCTGCTGACCATGATCATGGCCTATTATTGGAACATCATCGCAGGGCTTGCCGTGACGGCCGGGTTCCACATTTTGGTTGCCGCCATTGCTCTGGCCATGTTCAGCCGCATTCGCGTTACTCCCATCGCCCCCGCTACGGCGGAAGAACTTAAAACGGATTTATCATGTCTGCAAATGGCTCTCAAAAAAAGCTCGAACTCCTGA
- a CDS encoding DUF883 family protein: MQDNQTELEPTVTATDASCSCPSARDMAVTRFHQARAFAAAKVNQIRKAATEQAGTIRDYAQEKGVVIRDKAKHLHEASEEYVKEKPTQSMLIAMGVGLLIGLLIRRR; the protein is encoded by the coding sequence ATGCAAGACAATCAAACCGAACTTGAACCGACCGTAACAGCAACGGATGCCAGCTGCTCCTGCCCCTCCGCCCGCGACATGGCCGTTACCAGATTTCACCAGGCCCGGGCTTTCGCTGCGGCCAAAGTAAACCAAATACGCAAGGCAGCCACGGAACAGGCGGGCACCATCCGCGATTACGCCCAGGAAAAGGGAGTGGTCATCCGCGACAAGGCCAAGCATCTTCATGAAGCCAGTGAAGAATACGTGAAGGAAAAGCCCACCCAGTCCATGCTCATCGCCATGGGCGTGGGTCTCCTGATCGGCCTCCTCATCCGCCGCCGTTAA
- a CDS encoding MlaD family protein, which translates to MKQKLKPETWVGIFLIAGILMILGVILGFGGLKTTKEQTYPINIIFKDSAGLIKDSQIRLGGVSVGKVTKAPELLPSGNEVMLEASIQRGVKIQVGSVFRIDMQNILGDKYIEIVPPSPPTDQYIQPHETIMGQAESDISKLKNNAVVASEEILAILKRIEKNSGNIDEALLNISEAAKGLSQTTKIINESLLDKENLQYVKGVLMNMDKTGKELPGLMEETRTSVAAMKETIRNARKIIDGVESRLEGLDPAIKEIPSTLTALRKASDHIASVTADARKNQGFLGLLLYDARFRANAQEFIRNLRDYGILRYRNPNEPQIKADPRGGFSGSRR; encoded by the coding sequence ATGAAGCAAAAACTTAAACCGGAAACATGGGTAGGCATTTTCCTGATTGCCGGAATACTCATGATCCTGGGGGTCATTCTGGGCTTTGGAGGGTTGAAAACCACCAAGGAACAAACTTACCCCATCAACATCATTTTCAAGGATTCGGCGGGTCTCATCAAAGACTCCCAGATACGGCTGGGCGGCGTTTCCGTGGGAAAAGTCACCAAGGCTCCGGAACTTCTGCCTTCCGGCAATGAAGTGATGCTGGAAGCCAGCATCCAGCGCGGCGTAAAAATCCAGGTGGGTTCCGTCTTCCGCATAGACATGCAGAATATTCTGGGAGACAAGTACATTGAAATCGTTCCCCCTTCCCCACCCACGGACCAGTACATCCAGCCTCATGAAACCATCATGGGGCAGGCAGAGAGCGACATCAGCAAGCTCAAGAACAATGCCGTGGTGGCCAGCGAAGAAATCCTGGCCATCCTGAAACGGATAGAAAAGAATTCCGGCAATATTGACGAAGCCCTTCTCAACATCAGCGAGGCGGCCAAGGGCCTGTCGCAGACCACCAAGATCATCAATGAAAGCCTTCTGGACAAGGAAAACCTTCAATACGTCAAGGGCGTACTGATGAACATGGACAAGACAGGGAAGGAACTCCCCGGCCTGATGGAAGAAACCAGAACATCTGTGGCTGCCATGAAGGAAACCATCCGGAACGCCCGCAAGATCATTGACGGAGTGGAAAGCAGGCTGGAGGGACTGGACCCGGCCATCAAGGAAATTCCCTCCACGCTCACCGCCCTGCGCAAGGCTTCCGACCACATTGCCTCCGTTACGGCGGATGCACGCAAGAACCAGGGCTTCCTGGGCCTGCTGCTTTATGACGCCCGCTTCCGCGCCAACGCCCAGGAATTCATCCGCAACCTGAGAGATTACGGCATTCTCCGCTACCGGAATCCGAATGAGCCACAGATCAAGGCCGATCCGCGCGGAGGTTTTTCCGGCAGCCGACGCTGA